One segment of Candidatus Manganitrophus noduliformans DNA contains the following:
- a CDS encoding fibronectin type III domain-containing protein produces the protein MKRFFSILMILIGTMGTASIGWALDWYMVLNFSIPDPFATNGALQNRLILGVDPAADDGFNNQWDTIAFPTGPLQATFPHPEYPSHPGYIAGSEWLWQDIRSNDQPSHTWNIDVSSDRPGANIILSWTFKTAGNLCQRPVVRLIDATRGVTTEISPGGGSYAFPNGDQPTRLVVDFTEGVSAPPPPPPTNLWSPRQGKESILLSWSGLIESDLLGYHLFRRASGQTAYTRITSQPVTSLSFLDGNLSPGETYFYKVTAVNPDGCASGDSNEISVALN, from the coding sequence ATGAAACGATTCTTCTCAATCCTAATGATCTTGATCGGCACGATGGGAACCGCCTCCATCGGCTGGGCCCTCGATTGGTATATGGTCCTCAATTTCTCGATTCCCGATCCCTTCGCAACAAACGGAGCCCTTCAAAACAGACTGATCCTGGGGGTCGATCCCGCCGCCGACGACGGCTTCAACAATCAGTGGGACACGATCGCCTTCCCGACCGGGCCGCTCCAGGCGACATTTCCCCATCCGGAATATCCGAGCCACCCCGGCTACATCGCCGGAAGCGAATGGCTCTGGCAAGATATCCGGAGCAACGACCAGCCGTCTCACACATGGAATATCGATGTCTCTTCCGACCGCCCCGGAGCCAATATTATCCTCTCCTGGACATTCAAAACCGCCGGCAATCTCTGCCAACGCCCGGTCGTTCGATTGATCGATGCAACCCGCGGCGTGACGACCGAGATCTCGCCCGGCGGCGGCTCATATGCTTTTCCGAATGGGGACCAACCGACGCGGCTGGTGGTCGACTTTACGGAAGGGGTCTCCGCGCCTCCTCCCCCGCCGCCGACGAACCTCTGGAGCCCGCGACAGGGAAAAGAGAGCATCCTTCTTTCGTGGTCCGGTCTCATCGAGTCGGATCTTTTGGGGTATCATCTCTTTCGCCGCGCCTCCGGCCAGACGGCATACACCCGGATCACGTCGCAGCCGGTGACCTCGCTGAGCTTTCTGGACGGGAACCTCTCTCCCGGAGAGACCTACTTTTACAAAGTGACGGCGGTAAACCCCGACGGCTGCGCCAGCGGAGACTCCAATGAAATTTCGGTCGCGTTAAATTGA
- a CDS encoding SDH family Clp fold serine proteinase has product MGVGDLFFFFFIFTALQPVLQQRLLEGSRRRLIAQIEHKRGSRLILLVHRQETMNVLGFPIMRYIDINDSEDLLRACELTDPEVPIDIVLHTPGGLVLAALQIAHAVRHRKGKVTVFVPHYAMSGGTLIALAADEIVMARDAVLGPVDPQLGQYPAASLLKVVSKKPISEVDDQTLIFADIGEKAINQVRESVGELLLRTLPPDKSAELAGLLSTGTWTHDYPIRFEEAQRLGLHVRSEMLPEILQLMSLYPQPVRRQPSVEYLPMPRRAQEPARGASK; this is encoded by the coding sequence ATGGGAGTCGGCGATCTCTTTTTTTTCTTCTTCATTTTCACGGCGCTCCAGCCGGTCCTGCAGCAACGCCTTCTTGAAGGCTCGCGCCGGCGGCTCATCGCGCAGATCGAGCACAAGCGCGGCTCGCGCCTTATCCTGCTGGTCCACCGGCAGGAGACGATGAACGTGCTCGGCTTTCCGATCATGCGGTATATCGACATTAACGATTCCGAGGATCTCCTGCGCGCCTGCGAGCTGACCGATCCGGAGGTGCCGATCGACATCGTATTGCATACCCCGGGCGGACTGGTTTTGGCCGCGCTCCAGATCGCCCATGCCGTGCGCCATCGGAAGGGGAAGGTGACGGTCTTCGTGCCGCACTATGCCATGTCGGGGGGGACGCTCATCGCCCTTGCCGCCGATGAAATCGTAATGGCGCGCGACGCGGTGCTCGGGCCGGTCGATCCGCAGCTCGGGCAATATCCCGCCGCCTCCCTGCTGAAGGTGGTCTCAAAAAAACCGATCTCCGAAGTGGACGACCAAACCCTCATTTTCGCCGACATCGGTGAAAAGGCGATCAACCAGGTCCGCGAGAGCGTCGGCGAACTGCTGCTGCGCACCCTGCCGCCGGACAAGTCGGCCGAGTTGGCCGGCCTTCTCTCCACGGGGACATGGACCCATGACTATCCGATTCGGTTTGAGGAGGCCCAGCGGCTCGGCCTCCATGTCCGCTCGGAGATGCTCCCCGAGATCTTGCAGCTGATGAGCCTCTACCCGCAGCCGGTCCGGCGGCAGCCTTCGGTGGAGTACCTGCCGATGCCGCGCCGCGCGCAGGAGCCGGCGCGGGGGGCGTCTAAGTAG
- a CDS encoding rhomboid family intramembrane serine protease: protein MIPIRDTIPSRSAPVVTGSLIAVNTAVFFYELSLGPIGVEQLFYWFGLVPARYSYPEWALTVGLPPDDYLPFLTSMFLHGGWLHLIGNMWTLWIFGDNVEDRMGHARFLAFYLLTGLAAGLTHWLTNIDSIVPTVGASGAIAGVLGAYFILFPHARIIAIFPVFFFPFFFELPAGVYLLFWGLSQVFSGTLSTLAAADVGGVAWWAHVGGFVSGMLLYRLFILRPRDGPRRFEQDEVGIEGAWAR, encoded by the coding sequence ATGATTCCGATTCGCGATACCATCCCAAGCAGGAGTGCCCCCGTCGTCACTGGGTCGCTGATTGCCGTCAACACGGCCGTCTTTTTTTATGAGCTCAGCCTCGGCCCGATCGGCGTCGAACAGCTCTTTTATTGGTTCGGCCTCGTTCCCGCCCGCTACAGCTACCCCGAGTGGGCGCTGACGGTCGGGCTCCCTCCCGACGATTACTTGCCTTTTTTGACAAGCATGTTCCTTCACGGGGGGTGGCTGCACCTGATCGGAAACATGTGGACCCTTTGGATCTTCGGCGACAATGTCGAGGACCGGATGGGACACGCCCGGTTTCTGGCCTTCTACCTGCTGACCGGCCTTGCGGCGGGGTTGACGCACTGGCTCACGAATATCGACTCCATCGTCCCGACGGTCGGGGCTTCGGGGGCCATTGCAGGGGTGCTGGGGGCTTATTTCATCTTGTTTCCGCACGCCCGCATCATCGCGATCTTCCCGGTTTTCTTCTTTCCGTTCTTTTTCGAGCTGCCGGCGGGGGTTTATCTTTTGTTCTGGGGGCTCAGCCAGGTCTTTAGCGGGACCCTTTCAACGCTTGCCGCCGCAGACGTGGGGGGGGTGGCTTGGTGGGCGCACGTCGGCGGCTTTGTTTCGGGGATGTTGCTTTATCGGCTCTTCATCCTTCGTCCGCGCGACGGTCCCCGGCGATTCGAGCAGGACGAGGTCGGCATCGAAGGGGCCTGGGCCCGTTAA
- a CDS encoding nuclear transport factor 2 family protein encodes MTQSLEANKKVVREFYDLAFNQKKPEEAVAKYMGPYYRQHNPMAPDGPDAFIAFVREFTKAFPSLRVDFKREIAEGDRVALHSHMVRKPDDRGLAVVDIFRLENGKVVEHWDVIQEVPEKSANNNTMF; translated from the coding sequence ATGACTCAATCATTAGAAGCAAACAAAAAAGTCGTCCGGGAATTTTATGATCTCGCCTTCAATCAAAAGAAGCCCGAGGAAGCGGTCGCAAAATACATGGGCCCCTACTACCGGCAGCACAATCCGATGGCGCCGGACGGTCCGGACGCGTTTATCGCCTTTGTCCGCGAATTTACAAAAGCCTTTCCTTCTCTGCGGGTTGATTTCAAGAGAGAGATCGCCGAAGGGGATCGGGTGGCGCTCCACAGCCATATGGTCCGAAAGCCGGACGACCGCGGCCTGGCGGTGGTCGATATTTTCCGGCTGGAAAACGGAAAGGTCGTCGAGCATTGGGACGTGATCCAAGAGGTTCCGGAGAAATCGGCGAACAACAACACCATGTTCTAG
- a CDS encoding NADPH-dependent F420 reductase, with product MKPKIGIIGKGNVGHALLRGCERAGYEAKAVGHYLKGVQETSAWGEVIILAVPFAALDETLREMGENVNGKPLVDVTNVVTADFQLALGCTTSGAEELQKKVPSAKVIKAFNTVFAEHMYLGKVKDEPITLFAAGDDGEAKAAVLQLGREIGFDAVDAGPLQNARWLETLGYFHIQLGYALKMGSDVEFKLIR from the coding sequence ATGAAACCCAAAATCGGAATTATCGGAAAAGGGAATGTCGGGCACGCGCTCCTGCGGGGATGTGAGCGGGCGGGGTACGAGGCGAAGGCGGTGGGACACTACCTGAAAGGGGTGCAGGAGACCTCCGCTTGGGGAGAGGTGATCATTCTCGCCGTCCCCTTTGCCGCCCTCGACGAGACGCTGCGTGAAATGGGAGAAAATGTCAACGGGAAGCCGCTGGTCGACGTCACCAATGTCGTCACCGCCGACTTTCAGCTCGCCCTCGGCTGCACCACCAGCGGCGCGGAGGAATTGCAAAAGAAAGTCCCCTCGGCAAAAGTGATCAAAGCGTTCAATACTGTCTTTGCCGAACATATGTATCTCGGAAAGGTGAAGGACGAGCCGATCACCCTCTTCGCCGCGGGAGACGACGGGGAAGCGAAGGCGGCGGTCCTTCAATTGGGACGGGAGATCGGTTTCGACGCCGTCGACGCCGGCCCGCTTCAAAACGCCCGCTGGCTGGAGACCCTCGGCTACTTTCACATCCAACTCGGCTACGCTCTTAAAATGGGATCGGACGTCGAATTCAAGTTGATAAGGTAA
- a CDS encoding glucose 1-dehydrogenase — protein sequence MKAVAVYPGKPNSAHLTEAPRPDLESVPNGRGVLVKVLRVGVDGTDREINEALYGAPPPGDDFLIIGHESFGQVEAVGPNVAGLKPGDYVVATVRRPGRSIYDRIGLYDFTTDEVYYERGINLLHGYLAEYYVDDMDYLIEVPPSLKEVGVLLEPSTVMEKGWSQATEIQHRLKTWRPQRAAVLGAGTIGLLATLILRLRGVEVTTFARKKKPYLNADLVEAVGARYLSTREISLRDAAGRNGPFDLMLEATGYSPLAFEAMEALGKNGVLILSSVTGGERKSEVPADRINLGFVLGNKVAVGTVSANREHFKTGVRDLACAEAAYPGWLERLLTHPVKGLENYGRLFQLLIEGKETIKIYCDVADF from the coding sequence ATGAAAGCGGTCGCAGTTTATCCCGGAAAACCGAATTCGGCCCATCTCACCGAGGCCCCTCGGCCCGACCTCGAAAGTGTTCCGAACGGCCGGGGGGTCCTCGTGAAGGTCCTCCGGGTCGGCGTCGACGGCACCGACCGGGAAATCAATGAAGCGCTCTACGGCGCCCCGCCGCCGGGGGACGACTTCCTCATCATCGGACATGAGAGTTTTGGACAGGTCGAGGCGGTCGGGCCGAACGTCGCTGGCCTGAAACCGGGCGATTACGTCGTCGCCACGGTACGGCGGCCGGGCCGGAGCATTTACGACCGGATCGGTCTTTACGACTTCACTACCGACGAGGTCTACTACGAACGGGGGATCAACCTCCTTCATGGATATCTGGCCGAGTATTATGTCGATGATATGGACTACCTGATCGAAGTTCCTCCCTCGTTAAAAGAGGTCGGTGTGCTGCTGGAGCCGAGCACGGTGATGGAGAAGGGCTGGTCCCAGGCGACGGAGATCCAGCACCGCCTGAAGACCTGGCGGCCGCAGCGGGCGGCGGTCCTGGGGGCCGGAACGATCGGCCTGCTCGCCACCTTGATCCTCCGGCTGCGGGGGGTGGAGGTGACGACCTTCGCGCGAAAAAAGAAGCCCTACCTGAATGCCGATCTCGTCGAAGCGGTCGGGGCCCGGTATCTCTCGACCCGGGAGATCTCCCTCCGGGATGCGGCGGGACGGAATGGGCCGTTCGATCTTATGTTGGAGGCGACCGGTTATTCTCCCCTTGCTTTCGAGGCGATGGAGGCGCTGGGGAAAAACGGGGTATTGATTCTCTCCAGCGTGACCGGCGGGGAGCGGAAAAGCGAGGTCCCGGCCGATCGGATCAACCTGGGGTTCGTCCTGGGAAACAAGGTCGCCGTCGGGACCGTCAGCGCCAATCGCGAGCACTTCAAAACCGGCGTGCGCGACCTCGCTTGCGCCGAAGCGGCCTATCCCGGCTGGCTGGAACGCCTTCTGACCCACCCGGTGAAGGGGCTGGAAAACTACGGCCGCCTGTTTCAACTCCTGATCGAAGGGAAAGAGACGATCAAAATCTACTGCGACGTGGCGGATTTCTAG
- a CDS encoding glycoside hydrolase family 15 protein yields the protein MPYQPIENYGLIGDMHTAALVGIDGSIDWYCFPHFDSPSVFAAILDDRIGGRFKIAPAEPSEKIRPRQAYWPDTNILVTRFYSPDGVGEVTDYMPVDLDWEGHGTHQLVRRVRVVRGSMPFRMECRPAFNYARDEHRTHLLPGGVCFESPLLTLGLATAVPLTPDGKGVIAEFRLREEESVTFLLQDTELGQGCGIGLSEKEATALFKKTVDYWRRWLSKCTYSGRWRETVHRSALALKLMTFRPTGAIVAAPSCSLPEVIGGKRNWDYRYTWIRDAAFTLYALMRIGLTEEATAFMGWVEARCAELKPDGSLQIMYGIDGRHHLIEEHLDHLEGYRGSRPVRIGNGAYNQIQLDIYGELMDSVYLYNKYGAPISYDFWRSLCRLMDYLAENWDQPDEGIWEVRAGRYHFVYSKLMSWVAFDRAHRLAEKRSFPADRLRWLTCRDTIYQEIMTRGWNEKRQTFVQYYGGESLDAALLMMPLVFFTSPDDPRIRKTLDAILKSPEEGGLVSNSLVYRYNIRDLPDGFDDVEGTFNICTFWLVEAMARAGRFDPKKLDSARLIFEQMLGYANHLGLYAEETGPVGEALGNFPQAFTHLGLISAAFNLDRALGSADRS from the coding sequence ATGCCCTATCAACCGATTGAGAATTACGGCCTGATCGGCGACATGCACACCGCCGCGCTGGTCGGGATCGACGGATCGATCGACTGGTACTGCTTCCCCCACTTCGACTCCCCCTCCGTCTTCGCGGCGATCCTCGACGACCGGATCGGGGGGCGCTTCAAGATCGCCCCGGCCGAGCCGTCGGAGAAGATCCGGCCGCGGCAGGCCTATTGGCCCGACACCAACATTCTGGTGACCCGCTTCTACTCTCCCGATGGGGTCGGCGAGGTCACCGATTATATGCCGGTCGATTTGGATTGGGAAGGACACGGAACCCATCAGCTCGTTCGCCGCGTCCGGGTCGTCCGGGGAAGCATGCCCTTCCGGATGGAGTGCCGGCCCGCCTTCAATTACGCCCGGGACGAACACCGGACACATCTTCTCCCGGGGGGGGTCTGCTTCGAGTCCCCTCTGCTGACGCTGGGGCTGGCGACCGCCGTTCCGCTCACGCCCGACGGAAAAGGGGTCATCGCCGAGTTCCGCCTCCGGGAGGAAGAGAGCGTCACCTTTCTCCTGCAGGATACCGAGCTGGGACAGGGGTGCGGGATCGGGCTCTCCGAAAAAGAAGCGACGGCCCTTTTCAAGAAAACGGTCGACTACTGGCGGCGTTGGCTCTCCAAGTGCACCTACAGCGGCCGTTGGCGGGAGACCGTCCACCGCTCGGCGCTCGCCTTGAAGCTGATGACCTTCCGGCCGACCGGGGCGATCGTCGCGGCGCCGAGCTGCTCTCTGCCGGAAGTGATCGGAGGAAAACGGAATTGGGACTACCGGTACACCTGGATTCGGGACGCCGCCTTCACCCTCTACGCCCTGATGCGGATCGGCCTCACGGAGGAGGCGACGGCGTTCATGGGCTGGGTGGAGGCGCGCTGCGCAGAGCTGAAGCCCGACGGATCGCTCCAGATCATGTATGGAATCGACGGCCGCCATCACCTGATCGAAGAACATCTCGACCACCTCGAAGGGTACCGCGGGTCCCGCCCGGTCCGGATCGGCAACGGCGCCTACAACCAGATCCAGCTCGACATCTACGGGGAGCTGATGGATTCGGTCTATCTCTACAACAAATACGGCGCGCCGATCTCGTACGATTTCTGGCGGAGCCTCTGCCGATTGATGGATTATTTGGCCGAAAATTGGGACCAACCCGACGAGGGGATCTGGGAGGTCCGCGCCGGCCGGTACCACTTCGTCTACTCGAAGCTGATGTCGTGGGTGGCGTTCGACCGGGCGCACCGGCTTGCCGAGAAGCGCTCTTTTCCGGCCGACCGCTTGCGGTGGCTCACCTGCCGCGACACGATCTATCAAGAGATCATGACCCGCGGATGGAATGAGAAGCGGCAAACCTTCGTCCAGTATTACGGGGGAGAATCGCTCGACGCTGCGCTTCTGATGATGCCGCTTGTCTTTTTCACCTCCCCCGACGACCCGCGGATACGGAAAACACTCGACGCCATCCTCAAGTCACCCGAAGAGGGGGGGCTGGTCTCGAACAGCCTCGTCTACCGGTACAATATACGGGACCTGCCCGACGGATTCGACGACGTCGAGGGAACCTTCAATATTTGCACTTTCTGGCTGGTGGAGGCGATGGCCCGCGCCGGTCGCTTCGATCCGAAGAAACTCGACAGCGCCCGGCTGATTTTCGAGCAGATGCTCGGCTACGCCAACCATCTTGGGCTCTACGCCGAAGAGACCGGACCGGTCGGGGAAGCGCTCGGAAACTTTCCGCAGGCGTTCACCCATCTCGGCCTGATCAGCGCCGCGTTCAACCTTGACCGGGCGCTCGGAAGCGCCGATCGATCGTAG
- a CDS encoding GNAT family N-acetyltransferase has product MKIRPAVIDDAPAISALVSALAREFIVPDFTEAAAKRLLEEMDTASIRKYIASGCRYHVAEEGGKIIGAVAVKENGHLFHLFVSKDFQGRGIARALWETAKGASLAAGNPRRFTVNASLAAVGVYEKLGFVRQSEPVRKSGIVYVPMMLDLRVGRKDERLHIRDAKESDREAIREVTLAAFQEYAAQMPVHWEGYRQGISATLANVEPAEQIVAEREGMIVGAILLYPAGSVYSPPNNPPMTRAWPEMRLLAVAPAARGSGIGAALVRECIRRARRSGSQALTLHTSDVMRVAMRMYERMGFVRDPELDFRLSEAVTVKGYRFNLDVPTSEAGIAD; this is encoded by the coding sequence ATGAAAATTCGACCCGCCGTCATTGACGACGCCCCCGCGATCAGCGCGCTTGTCAGCGCGCTGGCGCGGGAGTTCATTGTACCCGACTTCACCGAAGCGGCGGCCAAGCGGCTGCTCGAAGAGATGGATACCGCATCGATCCGGAAGTACATTGCGTCCGGCTGTCGTTATCACGTCGCCGAAGAGGGTGGGAAGATCATCGGCGCGGTTGCGGTGAAAGAGAACGGCCATCTCTTCCATCTCTTCGTGTCGAAAGATTTTCAGGGCCGCGGCATCGCAAGGGCGCTCTGGGAAACGGCCAAGGGGGCGAGTCTCGCCGCCGGGAATCCGAGACGGTTCACCGTGAACGCCTCCCTTGCGGCTGTCGGCGTGTATGAAAAGCTCGGTTTTGTCAGGCAATCTGAACCGGTCCGCAAATCGGGGATCGTTTACGTGCCGATGATGCTGGACTTGAGGGTCGGTCGGAAGGACGAAAGACTCCACATTCGAGATGCAAAGGAGAGCGACCGGGAGGCGATTCGGGAGGTGACGCTGGCCGCTTTTCAGGAGTACGCGGCGCAGATGCCGGTCCATTGGGAAGGCTACCGGCAGGGCATATCGGCCACCCTTGCGAACGTCGAACCGGCCGAGCAGATCGTTGCGGAGCGCGAGGGTATGATTGTCGGCGCCATTCTATTGTACCCGGCCGGGAGTGTCTATTCTCCGCCGAACAATCCCCCGATGACGCGAGCGTGGCCGGAGATGCGCTTGTTGGCCGTCGCGCCGGCGGCAAGGGGGTCGGGGATCGGGGCTGCGCTTGTGCGCGAGTGTATCCGGCGCGCGCGCCGGTCGGGGAGTCAGGCGCTGACGCTGCACACAAGCGACGTGATGCGGGTGGCGATGCGGATGTATGAGCGAATGGGGTTTGTGCGGGATCCTGAACTCGACTTCCGTCTGTCTGAAGCGGTGACGGTGAAGGGTTACCGCTTCAACCTGGATGTCCCGACGTCCGAAGCCGGCATCGCCGATTGA
- a CDS encoding peroxiredoxin produces MASLSYPNKPAVDFTLPNGEAQPVKLSGYRGKNVVLSFYPADWSPVCTSELSLIQEVLDDIRGYNAEVLGVSVDNTYSHRAWAERQHLTFPLLSDFWPHGEVARQYEVFREKDGISERALFFIDETGMLRERWVSEDPAIAPGLNIIFDALERIQGARPKEARYA; encoded by the coding sequence ATGGCTTCCCTCTCTTATCCTAACAAACCGGCCGTCGATTTCACCTTGCCGAACGGCGAGGCGCAGCCGGTCAAGCTGAGCGGCTATCGCGGCAAAAATGTCGTCCTCTCGTTCTACCCGGCCGACTGGTCCCCCGTCTGCACCAGCGAGCTGTCGCTCATACAAGAGGTTCTCGACGACATCCGCGGCTACAACGCCGAGGTCCTGGGGGTCAGCGTCGACAACACCTACTCGCATCGCGCCTGGGCCGAGCGCCAGCACTTGACCTTTCCGTTGCTGAGCGATTTCTGGCCCCACGGCGAGGTGGCCCGCCAATATGAGGTCTTTCGCGAAAAAGACGGGATTAGCGAGCGCGCCCTTTTCTTTATCGACGAAACGGGGATGCTCCGCGAGCGCTGGGTTTCCGAAGATCCCGCGATCGCCCCCGGCTTGAATATCATTTTCGATGCGCTCGAACGGATCCAGGGAGCGCGCCCGAAGGAGGCCCGTTATGCTTGA
- a CDS encoding DsbA family protein, with product MLDDQIQKTPITDDDWILGSPDAPVTLLEYGDFECPYCGMAHPVLQALVADNPDAVRLVYRHFPITNIHPHALPAAEAAEAAGAQGKFWEMHDMLFTHQDRLEDEDLLDYADAIGLDLHRFDREMKTHAHREEVKQDFRRGIRDGVNGTPTLFINRLRYDGPRDYESMTAAIAAVRAAMQDRRRAA from the coding sequence ATGCTTGACGACCAAATACAAAAGACGCCGATCACCGACGACGATTGGATTCTCGGCTCGCCCGACGCGCCGGTCACCCTTCTCGAATACGGCGATTTCGAATGCCCTTACTGCGGGATGGCCCATCCCGTGCTGCAAGCGCTGGTGGCCGACAACCCCGATGCGGTCCGGCTCGTCTACCGGCATTTCCCGATCACGAACATTCACCCCCACGCCCTGCCGGCGGCCGAGGCGGCCGAAGCGGCCGGCGCGCAAGGAAAATTCTGGGAGATGCACGACATGCTCTTCACCCATCAGGATCGGCTTGAAGATGAGGACCTGCTCGACTATGCCGACGCGATCGGCCTCGACCTCCACCGCTTCGACCGGGAGATGAAGACACATGCGCATCGGGAAGAGGTCAAGCAGGACTTCCGCCGGGGAATCCGAGACGGCGTCAACGGCACGCCGACTCTCTTCATCAATCGCCTCCGCTACGACGGGCCCCGAGACTACGAATCGATGACGGCCGCGATCGCCGCCGTCAGAGCGGCGATGCAGGACCGAAGGCGCGCGGCGTAG
- a CDS encoding NADP-dependent oxidoreductase has translation MIKKKTTFRTPRIPETMQAAAIDRFGPPSVLTLHTLPVPEPGPHEVLIALHAAGVGIWDARMRDGAWWPTEDPAFPIVPGTDGAGFIAAKGGRVRRFEIGDRVWAYAYANPKGGFYAEYVAVDADAVGHAPERLDLLKAGAAAVTGLTALQGIDDVLRVRPGKTVLIFGASGAVGTLAVQFAKYRGATVFGTATGRDATLLVRHLGADGVIDARSDDAVERLRSLAPEGLDAVLGLAGSRALDRFLDLVRAGGWVAYPNGVEPEPRPRPSVRIRAYDAAAGPREFARLASAVEEATLRVPVSEVYPLAQAAQAHERLEKGHVLGRIALRIRGGRR, from the coding sequence ATGATAAAAAAGAAAACAACGTTCAGAACACCCCGCATTCCTGAAACAATGCAGGCCGCCGCCATCGACCGGTTCGGTCCGCCGTCGGTCTTGACGCTGCATACCCTTCCGGTCCCGGAGCCGGGTCCGCATGAAGTGTTGATCGCGCTGCACGCCGCCGGCGTCGGCATCTGGGACGCGCGGATGCGGGACGGCGCCTGGTGGCCGACGGAAGATCCGGCTTTTCCGATCGTGCCGGGGACCGACGGCGCCGGGTTCATCGCGGCAAAGGGGGGGCGCGTCCGGCGTTTTGAGATCGGCGACCGGGTCTGGGCCTATGCGTATGCCAATCCGAAAGGAGGGTTCTACGCCGAATACGTGGCGGTCGACGCCGACGCCGTCGGGCATGCGCCGGAACGCTTGGATCTTCTGAAGGCCGGCGCGGCGGCGGTGACCGGCTTGACGGCGCTCCAGGGAATCGACGACGTCCTTCGCGTCCGCCCGGGAAAAACCGTGTTGATCTTCGGGGCCTCCGGCGCGGTCGGAACACTCGCCGTCCAGTTCGCGAAATACCGGGGCGCAACCGTTTTCGGCACGGCGACCGGACGTGATGCGACGCTGCTCGTCCGCCACCTCGGCGCCGACGGCGTGATCGATGCCCGAAGCGACGATGCCGTCGAGCGGCTTCGATCGCTGGCGCCCGAGGGGCTCGACGCCGTCCTGGGCCTCGCGGGAAGCCGGGCGCTCGATCGCTTTCTCGATCTCGTCCGCGCCGGGGGATGGGTCGCCTACCCCAACGGGGTGGAGCCTGAACCGAGGCCGCGCCCCAGCGTCCGCATCCGCGCCTATGACGCGGCGGCCGGTCCGCGTGAATTCGCGCGGCTGGCATCCGCCGTGGAAGAGGCCACGCTTCGCGTGCCGGTCTCGGAAGTCTATCCGCTGGCGCAGGCCGCCCAGGCGCATGAACGGCTCGAGAAGGGACATGTGCTGGGGAGGATTGCGCTGCGGATTCGCGGGGGACGTCGGTAA
- a CDS encoding amphi-Trp domain-containing protein, with product MPRRKSRDLERTYTRRQFVEKLRRLADALEKERPFTIQVAGERLHIPADAVFNIEHEREGAENELEFQLLWKSTSS from the coding sequence ATGCCGCGACGTAAATCTCGAGACTTGGAACGCACCTACACCCGCCGGCAATTTGTAGAAAAGCTTCGCCGCCTGGCGGATGCTTTGGAAAAGGAGCGGCCTTTCACAATACAAGTCGCCGGCGAGCGACTTCACATCCCGGCCGACGCCGTTTTTAACATCGAGCACGAACGCGAGGGGGCGGAGAATGAGTTGGAGTTCCAACTCCTTTGGAAGAGTACGAGCTCTTGA